The following proteins are encoded in a genomic region of Dermatophagoides farinae isolate YC_2012a chromosome 8, ASM2471394v1, whole genome shotgun sequence:
- the LOC124495580 gene encoding glutamate receptor-like produces MKLNLQNKTFTIGINGNPPFSMFSTSSLKLTLGSEAFFIETLGSYFNFSYRLVDCGLSWGMKYPNGSWDGMIGLLIDKKIDIGIGGTLVDFDRWKAVSFLYPQTTTSITFVTAAPSRILSSHNLIFQPFPLFVWLSFLITLFVCYVFDHVQRKFNQNKINLFWISLVQLFHQDSFHRMNVPRHISIYIILWNFGSFILTIAYAGCLYSMIAVPSYSKTIDTANQLYTEIKSGRIIITSFNSSQYVNFYRDWLGDVFIEYWKPVNLTRDGFKLIKNSRLPHAHIGLRGTLRYGVSNFGEKYLYLSQRPESSLFTEIIGIPVRPGFLYYDIFNRAQIRLFTNGLMHLWANSYYDVLRKKNIAYKISYLSAYEPKAFTIHQLKSFFMVYI; encoded by the exons atgaaattgaatttgcaGAATAAAACATTTACCATAGGAATAAATGGg AATCCACCATTCTCAATGTTCTCAACATCATCTTTAAAATTAACTCTTGGATCTGAAGCATTTTTTATTGAGACGCTTGGTTCGTATTTCAATTTCTCATATCGATTGGTCGACTGTGGACTATCATGGGGTATGAAATATCCAAATGGTTCTTGGGATGGAATGATTGGcctattgattgataaa AAAATCGACATTGGAATCGGTGGCACGttggttgattttgatcGTTGGAAAGCCGTTTCGTTTCTATATCCACAAACTACAACTTCTATTACATTTGTGACTGCAGCTCCTTCTCGAATTCTATCCAGccataatttgatttttcaaccATTTCCTCTTTTCGTTTGGCTATCATTTCTGATTACATTGTTTGTCTGTTATGTATTCGATCATGTACAacgaaaattcaatcaaaataaaataaatctttTCTGGATAAGTTTGGTGCAATTGTTTCATCAGGATTCATTCCATAGAATGAATGTTCCACGTCATATATCAATTTACATAATTTTATGGaattttggatcatttaTACTTACAATTGCCTATGCGGGATGTCTTTATTCGATGATTGCAGTTCCATCATATTCGAAAACTATCGATACTGCCAATCAACTATATACGGAAATTAAATCGGGTCGTATCATTATAACAAGTTTTAATTCTTCTCAATATGTGAATTTTTACAGG GATTGGCTCGGCGATGTTTTTATTGAGTATTGGAAACCCGTTAACTTAACAAGGGATGGTTTCAAActgataaaaaattcaagattgCCACATGCCCACATTGGTCTACGAGGAACACTTCGATATGGTGTATCAAATTTTggtgaaaaatatttatatttatccCAAAGACCTGAGTCTTCACTTTTTACTGAAATTATTGGCATTCCTGTCCGTCCCGGTTTCTTATATTACGACATATTTAATCGAgc ACAAATACGTCTATTCACTAATGGATTGATGCATCTTTGGGCAAATAGTTATTATGAtgtattgagaaaaaaaaatatcgctTACAAAATTAGCTACTTATCTGCTTACGAACCAAAAGCATTtacaattcatcaattgaagAGTTTTTTCATGGTTTATATTTAA
- the LOC124495579 gene encoding putative glutamate receptor produces the protein MKLNLQNNTLTIGVNEVPPYTLLDKEYLHMDCGSEMGLIKAMASYFNFSINFINYNKIVGQKHRNGSWTGLIGSLIDQQIDIGIGAISFDYNKSIILPFLYPHCISSVTFVAQAPRIISTQVLHRPFASFVWYSLIFALLICFIFDRIQRQYNWKKIDLFWISFAQLFNQNSYQKLSLPSYISIWMISWNLGMFVLSIAYSSCLYSLIAAPSHSMTIDTIKQLFNAIHSGQIIATSLDEPRYIEYFQDLIGNSTNEIDDIWKTVPNTISAMKMIRDSFINKTKTPYAYIDLRETLQFARTDFGERYFYLPSESSFSQMYSNILAIPLRTDFSFYNEFNQIQKRLFSSGLLNHWQQECYIELKGKRKANTTPLMTKKMAFTLNQLNNFFMVYIQSILVSIIMFAIEFFWRLFCPIR, from the exons atgaaattaaatctaCAAAACAATACGTTGACAATTGGTGTGAATGAG gtTCCACCTTATACCCTACTTGATAAAGAATATCTTCATATGGATTGTGGATCCGAAATGGGACTAATCAAAGCGATGGCTtcatattttaatttttcaataaattttatcaattataataaaattgttgGCCAAAAACATCGTAACGGATCATGGACCGGTTTAATTGGATCACTGATTGATCag caaataGATATTGGAATCGGCGCCATAagttttgattataataaatcaattatattACCATTTCTTTATCCACATTGTATAAGTTCGGTTACATTTGTAGCGCAAGCACCACGAATCATTTCAACACAAGTTTTACATCGTCCATTCGCTTCTTTTGTTTGgtattcattaatttttgcactattaatttgtttcatttttgatcgtATACAAAGACAAtataattggaaaaaaattgatttattctgGATAAGCTTTGCACAattatttaatcaaaattcttATCAAAAATTATCCTTACCATCATACATATCAATTTGGATGATATCATGGAATCTGGGAATGTTTGTTCTAAGTATCGCATATTCGAGTTGTTTGTATTCATTGATTGCAGCACCATCACATTCCATGACCATCGATACTATCAAACAATTATTCAATGCAATTCATTCTGGACAGATTATTGCAACAAGTTTGGATGAACCTAGATATATCGAATACTTTCAG gatttgattggaaattcaaccaatgaaattgatgatatctGGAAAACCGTTCCAAATACAATTTCggcaatgaaaatgatacgtgattcatttattaataaaacgaaaacacCTTATGCTTATATAGATTTACGTGAAACACTTCAATTTGCTCGGACTGATTTTGGCGAAAGATATTTCTATCTACCATCCGAAAGTTCATTTTCGCAAAtgtattcaaatattttagCCATACCTTTACGTacagatttttcattttataatgaattcaatcaaat ACAAAAACGCCTATTTTCTTCCGGTTTATTAAACCATTGGCAACAAGAATGTTATATCGAATTGAAAGGTAAACGAAAAGCCAATACAACCccattgatgacaaaaaaaatggcattcacattgaatcaattgaataattttttcatggtatatattcaatcgattctagtttcaatcataatgtttgccattgaatttttttggcgTTTATTCTGTCCCATAAGATGa
- the LOC124495715 gene encoding ionotropic receptor 40a, which yields MKLNFENKTLTVGINENAPYTFLRVDDEFEKWFTVGGSETRLLETLSLYFNFTYKLVNCHRNWGHKNENGTWNGLIGLLFGQNADFGIGGVSINHERNEAVLFLYPHQMDQVTFTTPAASINDYYRHFLIEPFETSVWHSFILCISICIILDRIIKKYDQKSDLFWASLVLLFRQPRNIRTNLSSQPFLSWIICWNIGMFIFSTAYAGQFYSLITVPEIPDEIDSVLQLYHEVQSDEMFVVTVANSLYTSIVKNFPLDIGKNSQVVGDAKEGFKLVRNNSEQLPRVAFIAERKKLLYHRIMSGEKFFHIPPENFDSSLFIDILSIPMRQNFPYVKEFDTTIQHLTSIGFFDYWHEREYQILTRVRERIIGDSFNRQTIAFELVHLKSLFVIFIIGLLAAAIAFMIEIIWKMIYIFLGYSKE from the exons ATGaagttgaattttgaaaataaaacctTAACAGTTGGCATCAACGAG aATGCGCCATATACTTTTTTACGTGTAGACGATGAATTCGAAAAATGGTTTACAGTTGGTGGTTCAGAAACTCGTCTTTTGGAAACATTAAGTttatattttaatttcaCATATAAATTGGTTAATTGCCACCGAAATTGGGgacataaaaatgaaaatggcacTTGGAATGGCCTGATTGGATTGTTGTTTGGACAAAATGCTGATTTCGGCATTGGTGGTGTGAGCATCAATCATGAACGAAATGAagctgttttatttttatatccACATCAAATGGATCAAGTAACATTCACAACACCTGCAGcatcaataaatgattattatagaCATTTTTTAATCGAACCATTTGAAACATCCGTATGGCATTCTTTTATTCTGTGTATCTCCATATGTATCATATTAGATCGTATTATCAAGaaatatgatcaaaaatcTGATCTTTTCTGGGCCAGTTTAGTGTTGTTATTTCGTCAACCACGAAATATTAGAACAAATTTATCTAGTCAACCATTTCTATCATGGATCATTTGCTGGAATATTGGaatgtttatattttcaacCGCTTATGCAGGGCAGTTCTATTCATTGATTACTGTGCCAGAAATTCCTGATGAAATAGATTCAGTTCTTCAATTATATCATGAAGTTCAATCAGATGAAATGTTCGTTGTGACCGTTGCCAATTCTCTATATACTTCTATTGTAAAG AATTTTCCATTagatattggaaaaaattcacaagTCGTTGGAGATGCTAAAGAAGGATTCAAATTGGTTAGAAATAATAGTGAACAATTGCCACGTGTAGCATTTATAgccgaacgaaaaaaattgctatATCATAGAATAATGTCTggagaaaaattctttcatataCCAccagaaaattttgattcttcattatttataGATATATTATCCATACCAATGAGACAAAACTTTCCCTATGTAAAAGAATTTGATACAAC TATCCAACATTTAACAAGTATTGGATTCTTTGATTATTGGCATGAACGAGAATATCAAATTCTAACAAGAGTTAGAGAACGAATAATTGGTGATTCATTTAATCGGCAAACAATTGCTTTTGAATTGGTTCATTTGAAAAGTCTTTTCGTCATCTTCATTATCGGTTTATTGGCGGCAGCGATTGCGTTCatgattgaaatcatttgGAAAATGATTTACATTTTTCTTGGTTATAGTAAAGAATAA
- the LOC124495498 gene encoding pantetheinase-like — protein MIPMSMVRKFLIAVTVVLVARIVWWYGRKNFIQKRQSSTTMYRVAVFEHVPQGDETIDNFREIIDKNLKIYEKAVDIAHEDGVELLVFPEDSLINSEHYNRSMLIEHILESMPNPRIGEIVNFCDTISMDQRKKSVLATVSCWAMKYKMFIALGFGDKVRCNRNFDSECPQDGHYLYNTIALFDWYGNLVAKYHKMQLFYEFQYNIPKKKTHYHDPIVYYDSPFGRIGFMICFDLMFKQPGIKLVKEYGVQTIIYTTYWFNHLPFVSSVQMQQAFALTHDINFLCASAHIPQTGTIGSGIYSGHYGAIIYVNSPDSNSKLAIATIPIDPKEKESSSVIHESKPKSIIIFRNKTRQELQNNHMDPNELQSILILNFRHSQAGSAKWCFPGSYLCCRLYYELKHISNDEKFIYALLAGTAISGAIGQSRYPIYQEYCGMVKCETKNCSKFSTNTGIEFNYIFMSATFISHYVYPSVIGNNELLLSIQKEWIYQHLEPNENIIRVRPKEPVVAVTLYGRNYDNDPVYVH, from the coding sequence ATGATTCCAATGAGTATGGTTAGAAAATTTCTGATTGCTGTAACTGTTGTGTTGGTGGCTCGTATTGTATGGTGGTATGGaaggaaaaatttcatacaaaaacgccaatcatcaacaacaatgtatCGGGTGGCAGTTTTTGAACATGTTCCACAAGGAGATGaaacaatcgataattttcgtgaaattattgataaaaatctaaaaatctATGAAAAAGCTGTTGATATTGCACATGAAGATGGTGTTGAATTACTTGTGTTTCCTGAAGATAGTTTAATCAATTCAGAACATTATAATCGttcaatgttgattgaaCATATTTTAGAATCGATGCCTAATCCACGTATTGGTGAgattgtgaatttttgtgatacaatttcaatggatcaaagaaaaaaatcagttcTGGCAACTGTAAGTTGCTGGgcaatgaaatataaaatgttCATTGCATTAGGATTTGGTGATAAAGTACGATGTAATAGAAATTTCGATTCAGAATGTCCACAAGATGGTCATTATCTTTACAACACTATTGCTTTATTCGATTGGTATGGAAATCTTGTGGCTAAATATCATAAGATGCAActtttttatgaatttcaatataatataccgaagaaaaaaacccattatcatgatccaattgtttattatgattCTCCATTTGGTCGAATAGGATTtatgatttgttttgatttaatgTTCAAACAACCTGGTATAAAGCTTGTAAAAGAATATGGTGTACAGACAATCATTTATACTACATATTGGTTTAATCATTTACCATTTGTTTCCAGTGTTCAAATGCAACAAGCTTTTGCTTTGACACAtgatatcaattttttatgcGCTAGTGCACATATACCACAAACTGGAACAATCGGTAGTGGTATCTATTCTGGACATTATGGTGCAATAATCTATGTAAATAGTCCGGATAGTAATTCAAAATTAGCTATAGCAACCATTCCGATTgatccaaaagaaaaagaatcatcatccgtAATTCATGAATCAAAACcgaaatcaataataatatttcgaAATAAAACTCGTCAAGAATTACAGAATAATCACATGGATCCAAATGAATTacaatcgatattgattttaaattttcgaCATAGTCAGGCCGGTTCAGCAAAATGGTGTTTTCCTGGCTCATATTTATGTTGTCGACTTTATTATGAACTCAAAcatatttcaaatgatgaaaagtttATATATGCATTGTTGGCTGGAACGGCTATTTCTGGTGCCATCGGACAATCAAGATATCCAATTTATCAAGAATATTGTGGTATGGTTAAAtgtgaaacgaaaaattgttcaaaattcAGCACAAATACTGGTATCGAATTCAACTATATATTTATGAGTGCTACTTTCATTAGCCATTATGTTTATCCATCTGTCATTGGCAATAATGAACTACTTTTATCCATACAAAAAGAATGGATTTACCAACATCTAGAAccgaatgaaaatattatccGTGTTCGACCAAAAGAACCGGTTGTAGCTGTAACATTATATGGACgaaattatgataatgatccagTATATgtacattga
- the LOC124495714 gene encoding 85/88 kDa calcium-independent phospholipase A2, with amino-acid sequence MSDSNSMNNKQQPRYFRRTTTITTKSYTINYGIIEVIDWENHEKLLQKDRILLKNNRNVWHYEHRSTINRYEIVYRQNNPLQYSFLVFHSLCKNDSDQYFEHLSAVLNNLSEYMTSIKFEAFENLKTIMEILSTNPNWSTTHVAARLGYSQFFKNKRDIAIKEINLQIQPDGMTPLHLAIHHNHKAIIEIVLLDLYPNLNLLDFKQYSVLHHAALSRRDIFRLILSQPNMFDRILWKNHQGSTALHLACFARNYLIVYEFLKFGLTIQMLTLSPPKNRLKSQKIDNGNQQIIRFTDQDLGDLDRQDIEMVGSPLHWVKHRRLMEKLINIYKFPLNIRNLNGETPLHVMVRRKRIRCVITLLCSGAKIDAKNKFGNTALHRAIKADEITLSQALIVFDANIDAINNRKESIRHLAALASTRDQSFFSQHILYLVSSLGARRCPKDMVNCNSGCSYDGDFEGRWNFVIMDLTNQYEAIFSNLKNSEMFDKEMEKSDEEIANDKNGVNMLCLDGGGIRGLIIVQVMLEFQKHMERPFIDYFKWIIGTSTGSLVATYMVIGKTLAEIRNIYFQFKDKVFVGTRPYDPEPLECLIKEYLGPNLMMKDLKGKYGKNVIIPATLHDRVPMKLHLFRSYPSHLELLKKPDYDRGFARHPCQDQIVWKACRASGAAPTYFNSFGPFIDGGIMSNNPAIDALTEFEFYNNALKQVGRSDECEKLRFVLSLGTGRQQTESCKPIDISRISLSLMEVNNQIRYIYQMTNLLLYELCNTDNHIVNRAEGFCSAANILFFRINPQFNKLIELDETLDFKIVNLLWETKRFMYLKRNEVEQIVKYLKKFTQFPEQQNVNK; translated from the exons ATGagtgattcaaattcaatgaacaataaacaacaaccacgATATTTTcgacgaacaacaacaataacaacgaaaAGTTATACAATCAATTATGGTATAATCGAAGTAATTGATTGGgaaaatcatgaaaaattgttACAAAAAGATCgaatattattgaaaaataatcgtAATGTTTGGCATTATGAACATAGATCGACAATCAATCGTTATGAGATTGTTTATAGGCAAAATAATCCATTACAATATTCATTTCTTGTATTTCATAGTCTATGCAAGAATGATTCAGATCAATATTTTGAACATCTAAGTGCGGTATTGAATAATCTATCTGAATATATGACATCAATAAAATTCGAAGCATTCGAAAATCTTAAAACAATTATGGAAATTCTATCCACGAATCCAAATTGGAGTACAACACATGTGGCTGCTCGGCTTGGTTATagtcaattttttaaaaataaaagagaTATCGCCATAAAGGAAATTAATCTACAAATTCAACCAGATGGAATGACACCATTACATTTGGCCatccatcataatcataaagCTATAATTGAAATCGTGTTACTAGATCTATATCCAAATCTAAATCTATTGGATTTTAAACAATATTCTGTATTACATCATGCTGCACTTTCTAGACGAGATATTTTTCGTTTAATTCTTAGTCAACCAAACATGTTTGATAGAATTTTatggaaaaatcatcaagGATCAACAGCATTACATTTGGCTTGTTTTGCtcgaaattatttgattgtatATGAATTTCTAAAATTTGGACTAACCATTCAAATGTTGACATTATCGCCACcgaaaaatcgattgaaatcacaaaaaattgataatggtAATCAACAAATCATTCGTTTCACTGATCAAGATTTGGGCGATTTGGATCGTCAAGATATTGAAATGGTGGGCAGCCCATTACATTGGGTTAAACATCGAcgattgatggaaaaattgataaatatttataaatttccATTGAATATTCGAAATCTTAATGGTGAAACACCGTTACATGTTATGGTCAGACGTAAACGAATTCGATGCGTCATTACACTATTGTGTTCGGGAGCAAAAATTgatgcaaaaaataaattcggTAACACGGCATTACATCGAGCAATTAAAGCTGATGAAATAACATTGTCACAGGCATTGATCGTATTTGATGCCAATATTGATGCTATCAATAATCGTAAAGAATCAATCAGACATTTAGCAGCATTGGCCAGTACACGAGatcagtcatttttttcacaacacATTCTATATCTAGTATCATCATTGGGTGCACGAAGATGTCCCAAAGATATGGTTAATTGTAATTCAGGTTGTAGTTATGATGGAGATTTTGAAGGACGATGgaattttgtcatcatgGATTTAACTAATCAATATGAAGCGATTTTTAGTAATctaaaaaattcagaaatgtttgataaagaaatggaaaaaagtgatgaagaaattgccaatgataaaaatggtgTGAATATGCTCTGTCTAGATGGCGGTGGTATACGTGGTTTAATAATCGTACAGGTGATGCTCGAATTCCAGAAACACATGGAACGaccatttattgattattttaaatgGATTATTGGCACAAGTACCGGTTCATTGGTTGCCACCTATATGGTTATTGGAAAAACATTAGCCGAGATACgtaatatttattttcaattcaaagaCAAAGTATTTGTCGGTACTCGTCCATATGATCCAGAACCATTGGAATGTTTAATTAAAGAATATTTGGGCCCcaatctgatgatgaaagatttGAAAGgcaaatatggaaaaaatgttatCATACCAGCCACCCTTCATGATCGAGTGCCGATGAAATTACATTTATTTCGTAGTTATCCATCACATTTGGAACTATTAAAAAAACCTGATTATGATCGTGGATTTGCTCGACATCCTTGCCAGGATCAAATAGTGTGGAAAGCATGCCGTGCTTCAGGTGCTGCTCCAACctatttcaattcatttggaCCATTTATTGACGGTGGTATAATGTCCAATAATCCGGCCATCGATGCATTGACTGAATTCGAATTCTATAATAATGCTTTGAAACAAGTTGGCCGATctgatgaatgtgaaaagCTTCGTTTTGTATTATCATTAGGCACTGGCCGTCAACAGACCGAGTCTTGTAAACCGATTGATATTTCACGAATTTCATTAAGTTTAATGGAAGTGAATAATCAGATTCGTTATATATATCAAATGACCAATCTGCTTCTGTATGAACTTTGTAATACTGATAATCATATTGTAAACAG AGCCGAAGGATTTTGTTCAGCAGCCAACATACTGTTTTTTCGTATCAATCCACAATTCAACAAATTAATTGAGTTAGATGAAACATTGGATTTCAAAATTGTCAATCTACTTTGGGAAACTAAACGATTCATGTATCTAAAACGTAATGAAGTAGAACAGATAgtgaaatatttgaaaaaatttacccaATTCCCTGAGCAGCAAAATGTCAACAAATGa
- the LOC124495500 gene encoding uncharacterized protein LOC124495500, with translation MFVWPIIIIFLVATTTIPISLSDSFHKEKHSSSSFNQQKFYPFDKNTDQPVIEILTCLNRGLFAFFIIGNIVSLLLIFYVIYDCFFHTYRNKQTIKRQTKISNNRKINVNPKMSTTTTATMTRSTSTTKSSSKQIPNIMVVANVNKVKLSQPIILKAQQQQRKTFESSQENTVKFLSHISSIATPPELKSRQQSLTI, from the exons ATGTTTGTATGGccaatcattataatattttTGGTAGCTACTACAACAATTCCAATATCGTTATCAGATTCATTccataaagaaaaacattcatcatcatcatttaatcagcaaaaattttatccattCGATAAAAATACAGATCAACCGGTAATCGAAATTTTAACCTGTTTAAATCGAGGACTATTTG CATTCTTCATAATTGGAAACATAGTATCATTACTGTTGATTTTCTATGTAAtttatgattgtttttttcatacttatcgaaataaacaaaccatCAAAcggcaaacaaaaatctcgaataatagaaaaataaatgtaaatCCAAAAATGTCAACGACGACTACGGCAACGATGACAAGATCTACAAGTACGACTAAATCTTCATCTAAACAAATTCCGAACATCATGGTAGTAGCAAACGTAAACAAAGTAAAATTATCACAACCCATTATTCTTAaagcacaacaacaacaacggaaaacattcgaatctaGTCAAGAAAATACTGTTAAATTTCTTAGCCATATATCGTCGATTGCGACACCACCAGAATTGAAAAGTcgacaacaatcattgaCAATTTGA
- the MESR3 gene encoding misexpression suppressor of ras 3, with protein MMAYRGRTLPPAPPPPPPSSQSRLSKISSNRYSQQYYSTTDSTSSSDNNNHNQNSIRSRSISNISRLSNSNHSTDSAPSRSSSISNSSANMDNDSNGTTPPHSLSPTTTSRLLDEFEQSKIEMFYRSHRTFVYVGQCLVTLLFTETELVDGGRQSRPKSKDWKQICHGVPVLLFNRGDTRSRDKRQIQICIAEHGTGFQLWTDIIDNLSNYHALKPTFHTMYLSMDHRKMAGFQFENQFAALEFFRQIEIITANPLNISLTGPKAGKKSGEKFRIFRKQRSKSVGRSNDIHHHHHHNVSNESSPFYDLHDQSKNNHSKNKRPPGKTDISTPCLFQHVTSVNLHNFNQFDSTITGQNGDENSNATTESDFNQKFENYSTRIRSDYSTPFPYHHHHHHHHHHHNHRSTTTSSTSA; from the coding sequence ATGATGGCATATCGTGGTAGAACATTACCACcggcaccaccaccaccaccaccatcatcacaatctAGATTATcgaaaatatcatcaaatcgTTATTCACAAcaatattattcaacaactgattcaacatcatcttcagacaataataatcataatcagaATTCTATTCGTTCTAGATCAATATCAAATATATCTCgattatcaaattcaaatcattcaacTGATTCTGCACCATCAAGAAGTAGTagcatttcaaattcaagtGCCAATATGGATAATGATTCTAATGGAACTACACCACCacattcattatcaccaacaacaactagtCGTTTGTTAgatgaatttgaacaaagtaaaattgaaatgttttatCGTTCACATCGTACATTTGTTTATGTTGGTCAATGTTTAGTAACATTATTGTTTACTGAAACTGAACTAGTCGATGGTGGTCGTCAATCTAGGCCTAAAAGTAAAGATTGGAAACAAATATGTCATGGTGTTCctgtattattatttaatcgTGGTGATACACGATCACGTGATAAACGACAGATTCAAATCTGTATTGCTGAACATGGTACCGGTTTTCAATTATGGACCGATATCATTGATAATCTATCCAATTATCATGCATTGAAACCAACATTTCATACAATGTATTTATCGATGGATCATCGAAAAATGGCTGGATTTCAATTCGAAAATCAATTTGCAgcattagaattttttcgtcaaattgaaattattaccGCCAATCCATTGAATATATCGTTGACTGGGCCAAAggctggaaaaaaatctggcGAAAAATTTCGTATATTTCGTAAACAACGATCAAAAAGTGTTGGAAGATCCaatgatattcatcatcatcatcatcataatgtttCTAATGAATCATCTCCATTCTATGATTTACATGATCAAAGTAAGAATAATCATTCTAAAAATAAACGACCACCAGGTAAAACAGATATATCGACACCTTGTTTATTTCAACATGTAACCAGCGTTAATCTAcataatttcaatcaatttgattcaactATAACCGGtcaaaatggtgatgaaaattcaaatgctACAACAGAATCggattttaatcaaaaatttgaaaattattccacAAGAATACGTTCCGATTATTCGACACCAtttccatatcatcatcatcatcatcatcatcaccatcatcataatcatcgatcaacgacaacatctTCGACTAGTGCCTAG
- the LOC124495419 gene encoding uncharacterized protein LOC124495419 produces the protein MNTKISNYHHHQWPIFSMKICSNINSLTLIIIMLLMMISLLPSSVMMMKSNGGNNNNIQMDVDNHGTITSNDSDDTCIKLKRSIHAIQTSMKTAATVAATGGEQLMTTVSQNTPISIKSSFNRAHKAIVSGAESLTHEAEQVVKRVQNQINTATNGIVSHHNQQQQQQQQQQQQQQTSQAKHN, from the exons atgaatactAAAATatccaattatcatcatcatcaatggccaatattttcaatgaaaatttgttcgAATATTAATTCTTtaacattgataataattatgctactaatgatgatatcgttgttaccatcatcagtaatgatgatgaaatccaATGGtggtaacaacaacaacatacaaATGGATGTTGATAATCATGGCACCATTACAAGTAATGATTCAGATGATACTTGTATTa AATTAAAACGTTCAATACATGCCATACAaacatcaatgaaaacaGCGGCAACAGTTGCCGCAACTGGTGGTGAACAATTAATGACAACAGTTTCACAGAATAcaccaatttcaatcaaatcaagcTTTAATCGTGCACATAAAGCTATTGTTTCCGGTGCAGAATCATTGACACATGAAGCCGAACAAGTTGTTAAACGTGTACAAAATCAGATTAATACAGCCACTAACGGTATTGTttctcatcataatcaacaacaacaacaacaacaacagcagcaacaacaacaacaaacatcacAGGCTAAACACAACTAG